CAAACTTACCAGCATCAATTAATGGATAAACAGTTAAATGAAGAAAGTGTTCAACTGCATTCATGCCTTGATCAAGGAAAAGCGCACCATTGAAGGCCTCAAACACGTCTTCAAGCAATGTCTTGCGTGAACGTGCACCGGCTTTTTCTTCACCATGACCTAAATTAATTTCAGCTGGAAAGCCAAACTTCTTGGCAAATTCGGCGAAGCCTTCAGTATCAACAATGTTAGACCTCATCCGTGTTAATTCACCCTCATTTAATTCTGTAAAATGACGGTACAAGTAATCAGAAATTGCCAGTTCCAATACCGCATCCCCCAAAAACTCCAGCTTTTCATAATCGCGAACTCCATCCTGCGGGTGTTCATTAGCGTACGAAGAATGCGTGAATGCTTCTTCCAATAATTGGGAATTGTTAAACTTGATTTTATATTTGTCATTTAATTGATTAACAAATTTCGTGCTTACCATCTTCTCAGCTCCTTTATTCTTTGATTATACCAGTTTTTGCGCGATAAAATGCAATTCCAGCGATAAGTTATCCTTAAAATACACAAAAAGCACAAGGTTTTTTAAACCATGTGCTTTTCGCTATATTTATACTAAAAGGATTTTCAATTATGTTAGTTATTTGGTAAATGCCACATTTCCCCATAATTGATGACCGTTATTCATTGCAGATGGCTTTAAAGAGTAACCTGTAACTTTATTATTAACAGCATCAATTTGATACGAATTATCCATCGGAATTACAAACGCTTGATCAAACATATACTTTTGCCACTCGTGGAATTTTTGTACACGATATTTATGATCAAATGCCTTCTGAGAATCCATCTCTTCCATTAGTTTGTTATTCTCTGGTGTAACAAATCTTTCATAATTGGACATCGTTCCCTCGCTGTACATTTGAGTTTGTGAAGGTTCACTTGATAGTGTCCAGCCAGCATCAAACATATCAATTCCAGGAGCATCGTGTTGAACCTTATCATAAAATGAATTTAATTCAGTTAAACGACCGCCAACAAGTTTAACATTCAAACCAATTTTATGCCATTGTTGAATATAGTTTTGAGTAATTGACTCTTTAATCGATCCAAGTTCTGCATTAGTTTTAGCTAAGTAATTAATGGTTAATGGCTTGCCATTTGGTTGAACGCGCCATTTACCCTTCTTTTTATAGCCAGCTTTGTCCAGAATTTCGTTAGCTTTCTTCAAATTATAAGTGTAGCCTTTAACATCTTTGTTAAAGTAATCACCAAATTGTGCTGGAATTAAAGTTGGAACTTGGAAACTTAGCCCCTGCGTATAACGCTTATCAACCGCATCAATATTCATGGCATAGCCAATCGCTTGCCGCAATGGTTGAGTCATCTTAGGCTTCTTCTCCATCACGTTTTTGCCTTGCTTATTGTCCCATTTACCTACTTTGAACCCAAGGTAATAATATGAAAGTGGAATTGAAGCTACAAAGTTAATTTTCTTTGTGTCCTTAACTTGATTCCATTGCGGATTAATGACACGAGTAACATCAAACTTATGACTCTTAATTGACTGCGAAGCTGAATTAGGAGAAACAACTTGATAAATTATTTTATCTAGTTTTGGCTTACCACGCCAGTAATACTTGTTTGGTACCCATGTCACTGATTGACCACGAACAATTTTTTGTACTTCATAAGGTCCAAAATACAGTGGCTTCTTGCGAACTTGATCCGATGACTGTAATTTCTTAAATGGAATATTCTTTAGATAGTGATATGGAGCAGCCATTTCCCAAATATAACCATTACCTGAGTTGCTCATTCCCGGTTTCAATTCCGTACAATGTAAAACTGCAACCCGTCCATTTTCACCATTAGGCATCTCAATCCCAGAAATTGTCTTGGCTTTACCTTCATGATACTCTTTCATACCTTTGATAAGATTGAACTGGCTTGTATATCTTTGTGAATTCGTAGCCTTATTAGCAATGATTTCATATGCATATTCAATGTCCTTAGCAGTTACTTGCTTGCCATCAGACCATTTGACACCCTTTTTCACGGTAATGGTAGCTGTGTTAGCCTTACGATCAAGTTTTAAAGTAGCAGGACCTTTATCAGTAATCTTGTAATTATCATCTGTATCGAATAGTGATTCTTGCCCCGGACTAGAAATATCTGCATCTACTTGATCCATTTGGAGTTCTTCATTAAAAATACCAGTAAACGGCGTATCTGTTTCTTCAGCTACTTTTAATGTTCCACCTATCTTAGCAGTCTTAACTGGAGTTACCTCTGGAAATTTACTAGCAGTCTTGGCATTCTCATTATTATCATTACTATTGCCGTTATTACCACAAGCTACTAATGTTAAAGCAGCTGCTGTAACCACTCCAACTGAGCTTAAAAATTTACTTTTTTTCATAATAAGCTACCCTTTCTTATTATCATTTAACAATTTTTTCGAAACAAGCTAATACTTAAATCCTACCATGATTAATTAAAAAATCAACATATTAATTAATTTAAATTTAATATATACGAAGAATAAAAAAAGTCCTAAGAACCTAATCTTAGAACTTTCAAAAGAATATTTATTTAGTAAAGGCAACATCAAAAAATTGATAATTTGCTTTTGAAGGTTTCAAAGAGTACCCTGTAACCTTATTGTTCACAGAATATAAGTTATAATTATTATCCATTGGTACAACGTAAGCTTGATCATTCATGTATTCCTGCCACTCATGGAATTTTTGAACGCGATATTTATGATCAAATGCCTTTTCGGAATCAATTTCTTCCAATAATTTACTATTCTTACTGGTCACAAATCTACCATAATTAAATGGAGCTTTTTCATTATAAAGATCATTCGGTGAGGGTTCAGTTGATAAACTCCAAATTCCATCATACATGTCTATTCCAGCTGCGTCATTTTGTAATTTATCGTAAAATGAATTACCTTCAGTTAATCGACCGCCAACAAGCTTCACGTTTAAACCAATTTTATGCCATTGTTGAATATAATTTTGAATGATTGGTTCTTGAATTGAAGATCCTTGCATTGCTAAGAAATGAATAGTTAACGGCTTACCATTAGGTTGAACACGCCATTTGCCCTTCTTCTTATACCCAGCTTGATCTAAAATTTGAGTAGCTTTCTTTAAATTATATGGATAACCCTTTGAATTCTTATCAAAGTAATCACCAAATTGTTCTGGAATTAACGTTGGTACACGGAAAAACAAACCATGCGTATAATGCTTATCAACTTGGTCAATATTCATCGAATAACCAATTGCCTGACGCAAGGGCTTAGTCATTTTAGGATTCTTTGACATAATATTTTTACCTGTTTTAGCGTCCCATTTACCAAGTTTAAAGCCCATATAACTATAAGACAGTGGTATATTAGCAATAAAATTAACATCCTTAGTATCCTTTACATCAGTCCATTGCGATGCCCTAACTTGAATGACATCAAATTTATGACTCTTTAAAGCCTGTGAAGCAGAATCAGGGGAAATTATCGAAATAACAACTTTATCAAGCTTTGGTGTACCACGCCAGTAATATTTGTTTGGCGTCCAAGTGGTTGATTGTCCTCGAACAATTTTACTCATCTTATAGGGACCAAAGAACATTGGATTTTTCCTAATTTTGTCACTAGACTCAAGCTTATTAAATGGTATTCCTTTTAAGTAATGATAAGGTTCAGCTTGCTCCCAGAAATAGCCATTTCCTGAGTTATACATACCAGGTTTCATTTGCTTAAAATGTAAAACAACCTTACGCCCATTTTCGCCATCTGGCATTTCAATACCAGAAATTGT
The sequence above is a segment of the Lactobacillus sp. ESL0677 genome. Coding sequences within it:
- the rnc gene encoding ribonuclease III: MVSTKFVNQLNDKYKIKFNNSQLLEEAFTHSSYANEHPQDGVRDYEKLEFLGDAVLELAISDYLYRHFTELNEGELTRMRSNIVDTEGFAEFAKKFGFPAEINLGHGEEKAGARSRKTLLEDVFEAFNGALFLDQGMNAVEHFLHLTVYPLIDAGKFDASRDYKTDLQEFLQQDGPVKIEYQVIKEEQLPSRFTVQLRVNGKVVSQGAGHNKKAAEQDAAQAALAKRS
- a CDS encoding oligopeptide ABC transporter substrate-binding protein, which gives rise to MKKSKFLSSVGVVTAAALTLVACGNNGNSNDNNENAKTASKFPEVTPVKTAKIGGTLKVAEETDTPFTGIFNEELQMDQVDADISSPGQESLFDTDDNYKITDKGPATLKLDRKANTATITVKKGVKWSDGKQVTAKDIEYAYEIIANKATNSQRYTSQFNLIKGMKEYHEGKAKTISGIEMPNGENGRVAVLHCTELKPGMSNSGNGYIWEMAAPYHYLKNIPFKKLQSSDQVRKKPLYFGPYEVQKIVRGQSVTWVPNKYYWRGKPKLDKIIYQVVSPNSASQSIKSHKFDVTRVINPQWNQVKDTKKINFVASIPLSYYYLGFKVGKWDNKQGKNVMEKKPKMTQPLRQAIGYAMNIDAVDKRYTQGLSFQVPTLIPAQFGDYFNKDVKGYTYNLKKANEILDKAGYKKKGKWRVQPNGKPLTINYLAKTNAELGSIKESITQNYIQQWHKIGLNVKLVGGRLTELNSFYDKVQHDAPGIDMFDAGWTLSSEPSQTQMYSEGTMSNYERFVTPENNKLMEEMDSQKAFDHKYRVQKFHEWQKYMFDQAFVIPMDNSYQIDAVNNKVTGYSLKPSAMNNGHQLWGNVAFTK
- a CDS encoding oligopeptide ABC transporter substrate-binding protein, which encodes MKKTKLLSSVGVVTAAALTLVACGKSSSNNTNDAKTASKFPEETPIKTAKQGGTLKKAELSASPFTGVFAPELYTVQTDADMMAPGAEGLFDTNDTYKITNKGPATFKLDKNAKTVTIEVKKGVKWSDGKQVTAKDVEYPYEIIANKKSKSQRYTASLADIVGLEEYHEGKAKTISGIEMPDGENGRKVVLHFKQMKPGMYNSGNGYFWEQAEPYHYLKGIPFNKLESSDKIRKNPMFFGPYKMSKIVRGQSTTWTPNKYYWRGTPKLDKVVISIISPDSASQALKSHKFDVIQVRASQWTDVKDTKDVNFIANIPLSYSYMGFKLGKWDAKTGKNIMSKNPKMTKPLRQAIGYSMNIDQVDKHYTHGLFFRVPTLIPEQFGDYFDKNSKGYPYNLKKATQILDQAGYKKKGKWRVQPNGKPLTIHFLAMQGSSIQEPIIQNYIQQWHKIGLNVKLVGGRLTEGNSFYDKLQNDAAGIDMYDGIWSLSTEPSPNDLYNEKAPFNYGRFVTSKNSKLLEEIDSEKAFDHKYRVQKFHEWQEYMNDQAYVVPMDNNYNLYSVNNKVTGYSLKPSKANYQFFDVAFTK